Proteins from a single region of Streptomyces spectabilis:
- a CDS encoding anhydro-N-acetylmuramic acid kinase yields the protein MRVIGLMSGTSYDAIDAGAVDLALDGDHLVMTPLGLISRGYDDALRSALATALPPAATSLADVCRLDTLIGQAFAAAAVEADRELCDGRAELVASHGQTVYHWVTDGRVRGTLQIGQPAWIAEATGLPVVADFRPRDVAAGGQGAPLVSLVDQMWLRGRPGTPVALNLGGIANITAPDGTAFDTGPANALIDTAVRELTPQGRAAHLPFDRDGELAARGTVHEELLARLLAEPYYALPAPKTTGKELFHPAYLRAALADFGPLGAEDVVATLTRLTAVTVADAVRAAGATEVIASGGGVRNPTLMAMLRSELGTAVPVRGSDELGLPSAAKEAYAFAVLGFLTAHGLPGTVPTSTGARHPSVLGSLTPGRTGLRLPGLTGAQDTQAPTRFVVNGHAR from the coding sequence GTGCGTGTGATCGGCCTGATGTCCGGTACCTCCTACGACGCCATCGACGCCGGGGCCGTCGACCTCGCGCTCGACGGCGACCACCTCGTCATGACCCCCTTGGGCCTCATCAGCCGCGGCTACGACGACGCGCTCCGCTCGGCCCTGGCCACCGCCCTGCCCCCGGCGGCCACCAGCCTCGCCGACGTCTGCCGCCTCGACACGCTCATCGGGCAGGCCTTCGCCGCGGCGGCCGTGGAGGCGGACAGGGAACTGTGCGACGGCCGCGCCGAGTTGGTGGCCTCGCACGGCCAGACCGTGTACCACTGGGTGACGGACGGCCGGGTGCGCGGCACCCTGCAGATCGGTCAGCCCGCGTGGATCGCGGAGGCCACGGGCCTGCCGGTGGTCGCGGACTTCCGCCCGCGCGACGTGGCCGCGGGCGGCCAGGGCGCCCCCCTGGTGAGCCTGGTCGACCAGATGTGGCTGCGCGGCAGGCCGGGCACGCCCGTGGCGCTGAACCTGGGCGGGATCGCCAACATCACCGCCCCGGACGGCACCGCCTTCGACACGGGCCCGGCCAACGCGCTGATCGACACGGCGGTGCGGGAGCTGACGCCTCAGGGCCGCGCGGCCCATCTGCCGTTCGACAGGGACGGCGAGCTGGCCGCGCGCGGCACCGTGCACGAGGAGCTGCTGGCCCGGCTGCTCGCGGAGCCGTACTACGCGCTGCCCGCGCCCAAGACGACGGGCAAGGAGCTGTTCCATCCGGCGTATCTGCGCGCGGCCCTCGCGGACTTCGGGCCGCTGGGAGCCGAGGACGTGGTGGCGACGCTGACGCGGCTCACGGCGGTGACGGTCGCCGACGCGGTGCGCGCGGCCGGTGCCACGGAGGTGATCGCCTCCGGCGGCGGGGTCCGCAATCCCACGCTCATGGCCATGCTGCGGTCCGAGCTGGGCACGGCCGTGCCGGTCCGCGGCTCCGACGAGCTCGGCCTCCCGTCGGCGGCCAAGGAGGCGTACGCCTTCGCCGTCCTGGGCTTCCTGACGGCCCACGGCCTGCCCGGCACCGTGCCGACGAGCACCGGAGCGCGGCACCCGAGCGTGCTCGGCTCCCTCACCCCGGGCCGCACCGGACTCCGGCTGCCGGGCCTCACCGGAGCACAGGACACACAGGCGCCGACCCGGTTCGTGGTGAACGGGCACGCGCGATGA
- a CDS encoding acyl-CoA dehydrogenase family protein has protein sequence MRFLLDDEQRAFARTLDGVLKAADTPAVARAWAAGDHAPGAAVWRRLAEAGVFTLAAPEEYEGAGQLPVDTAVAFVELGRHAVPGPLVETVAAAALLTRLAALGVPGPAKRLLPSLVTGEARATLALPGTGPYVLDADAASLVLAVDAGRVRLAPGHARVRASLDPARRLARPLPGGEVLAAGPAVEEAARCALRWAALTTAAQCLGVGCALLDRTVTYVRQRTQFGVPVGSFQAVKHRLAEVLVGLEFARPLVFGAAVSLGDEEAWGDVAAAKVCAAESAYRSARAALQLHGAIGYTSEYDISLWLLKARALRGAWGGTSQWRARAVPPPT, from the coding sequence ATGAGGTTCCTTCTGGACGACGAGCAGCGGGCGTTCGCCCGGACCCTCGACGGCGTGCTGAAGGCGGCGGACACGCCCGCGGTGGCACGGGCGTGGGCCGCCGGGGACCACGCCCCGGGGGCCGCGGTGTGGCGACGGCTCGCGGAGGCCGGAGTGTTCACCCTCGCGGCACCCGAGGAGTACGAGGGCGCGGGGCAACTGCCCGTCGACACCGCCGTCGCCTTCGTCGAGCTGGGACGGCACGCCGTTCCCGGGCCGCTGGTCGAGACCGTGGCCGCGGCGGCGCTGCTCACCCGACTCGCCGCGCTCGGCGTGCCGGGGCCCGCGAAGCGGCTGCTGCCGTCCCTGGTGACGGGCGAGGCGCGGGCGACCCTCGCCCTTCCCGGCACCGGGCCGTACGTCCTCGACGCGGACGCCGCCTCCCTCGTCCTCGCCGTCGACGCCGGGCGGGTGCGGCTCGCCCCCGGGCACGCGCGCGTGCGGGCCTCCCTCGACCCGGCGCGGCGGCTCGCCCGGCCGCTGCCCGGCGGGGAGGTGCTCGCGGCCGGGCCCGCGGTGGAGGAGGCGGCGCGGTGCGCCCTGCGCTGGGCGGCGCTCACCACCGCCGCGCAGTGCCTGGGCGTGGGGTGCGCGCTGCTCGACCGGACGGTGACGTATGTGAGGCAGCGGACGCAGTTCGGGGTGCCCGTCGGCTCCTTCCAGGCGGTCAAGCACCGGCTGGCCGAGGTGCTGGTGGGCCTCGAGTTCGCGCGGCCGCTGGTGTTCGGCGCCGCGGTGTCGCTCGGCGACGAGGAGGCCTGGGGGGACGTGGCCGCCGCCAAGGTCTGCGCGGCCGAGTCCGCGTACCGCTCGGCGCGGGCCGCGCTCCAGCTGCACGGCGCCATCGGATACACCTCCGAGTACGACATATCCCTCTGGCTCCTCAAGGCCCGCGCCCTGCGCGGCGCTTGGGGCGGCACCAGCCAGTGGCGCGCCCGGGCGGTGCCGCCGCCGACCTGA
- a CDS encoding acyl-CoA dehydrogenase family protein, whose amino-acid sequence MDLDFTPEEEQFRLRARAWLAAHVPRAPLPSLETEEGFAAHRAWEGTLAADRWSVVSWPEEFGGQGADLVKWLLFEEEYYAAGAPGRVSQNGISLLAPTLFDHGTPEQRARVLPPMARGEVVWAQAWSEPEAGSDLASLRSTARRAPGGWRLSGQKTWSSRAAFADRAFGLFRSDPRAERPHHGLAYVMFPLDAPGVTIRPIGRLDGRPAFAEVFLDDVFVPDDDVIGAPGDGWRIAMSTTGDERGLALRSPGRFLATADRLVRLWHAHGDPSDTALRDRVADAVIGARAYQLFTWANASRSAAGEKLGAESSLNKVFWSEYDIAVHEAALDLLGADGELTDDGERLPPRPPDASSPDPTSPDRTSPDPTSPDPAPTDPAPWTEGYVFSLAGPIYAGTNEIQRDIIAERLLGLPKGRR is encoded by the coding sequence ATGGACCTCGACTTCACCCCGGAGGAAGAGCAGTTCAGACTGCGGGCGCGCGCCTGGCTCGCCGCGCACGTCCCGCGCGCTCCGCTGCCCTCCCTCGAGACCGAGGAGGGCTTCGCCGCCCATCGCGCCTGGGAGGGCACGCTGGCGGCGGACCGCTGGTCGGTGGTGTCCTGGCCCGAGGAGTTCGGCGGCCAGGGGGCCGACCTCGTCAAGTGGCTCCTCTTCGAGGAGGAGTACTACGCGGCGGGCGCCCCGGGCCGCGTCTCGCAGAACGGGATCAGCCTCCTCGCCCCCACCCTCTTCGACCACGGCACGCCGGAGCAGCGCGCCCGGGTCCTTCCGCCGATGGCGCGCGGCGAGGTCGTCTGGGCCCAGGCCTGGTCGGAGCCGGAGGCGGGTTCCGACCTCGCGTCGCTGCGCTCCACGGCCCGGCGCGCCCCCGGCGGCTGGCGGCTGAGCGGGCAGAAGACGTGGTCCTCGCGGGCCGCGTTCGCCGACCGCGCCTTCGGGCTGTTCCGCAGCGACCCGCGCGCGGAGCGGCCGCACCACGGCCTCGCGTACGTCATGTTCCCGCTCGACGCGCCCGGCGTCACCATCCGCCCCATCGGCCGTCTCGACGGCAGGCCCGCGTTCGCCGAGGTCTTCCTTGACGACGTGTTCGTCCCCGACGACGACGTGATCGGCGCCCCCGGCGACGGCTGGCGCATCGCCATGTCGACCACCGGCGACGAGCGCGGTCTGGCCCTGCGCTCCCCCGGCCGCTTCCTCGCCACCGCCGACCGGCTGGTCCGGCTCTGGCACGCCCATGGCGACCCCTCCGACACGGCGCTGCGCGACCGGGTCGCGGACGCGGTGATCGGCGCCCGCGCGTACCAGCTGTTCACCTGGGCCAACGCCTCGCGGTCGGCGGCCGGCGAGAAGCTCGGCGCGGAGTCCAGCCTGAACAAGGTCTTCTGGTCGGAGTACGACATAGCGGTGCACGAGGCCGCGCTGGATCTCCTGGGAGCGGACGGGGAGTTGACGGACGACGGCGAGCGCCTCCCTCCGAGACCCCCCGACGCGTCATCGCCGGACCCGACGTCACCGGACCGCACGTCACCGGACCCGACGTCGCCGGACCCCGCCCCGACGGACCCGGCGCCCTGGACGGAGGGGTACGTCTTCTCCCTCGCCGGCCCCATCTACGCGGGGACGAACGAGATCCAGCGCGACATCATCGCCGAGCGCCTGCTCGGCCTGCCCAAGGGACGGCGCTGA
- a CDS encoding SDR family oxidoreductase — MAAPDYVPGHGLLTGRTAVVTAAAGAGIGAATARRFLEEGARVVIGDAHARRTKEAVTALADEFGPDRVDGVRCDVTDESDVTALFDLTERRHGALDIVVNNAGLGGTAALTDMTDDMWHKVVDTTLTGTFRCTRGALRRLRATGTGGVLVNNASVLGWRAQEGQAHYAAAKAGVMALTRCAALEAAPHGIRVNAVAPSLALHPHLAKVTTADLLDELTAREAFGRPAEPWEIANVIVFLASGYSSYMTGETVSVSSQHP; from the coding sequence ATGGCAGCGCCGGATTACGTGCCGGGCCACGGTCTGCTCACCGGCCGCACCGCCGTCGTCACCGCCGCGGCCGGCGCGGGCATCGGCGCGGCCACGGCCCGCCGCTTCCTGGAGGAGGGGGCCCGCGTCGTCATCGGCGACGCCCACGCCCGCCGGACCAAGGAGGCAGTGACCGCGCTCGCGGACGAGTTCGGCCCCGACCGCGTCGACGGCGTCCGCTGCGACGTGACCGACGAGTCCGACGTGACCGCGCTCTTCGACCTGACGGAGCGGCGCCACGGCGCCCTGGACATCGTCGTGAACAACGCGGGCCTGGGCGGCACGGCCGCCCTCACGGACATGACCGACGACATGTGGCACAAGGTCGTCGACACCACGCTGACCGGCACGTTCCGCTGCACCCGTGGAGCCCTGCGCCGCCTGCGCGCCACCGGCACGGGCGGCGTCCTGGTGAACAACGCCTCGGTGCTCGGCTGGCGGGCCCAGGAAGGCCAGGCGCACTACGCGGCGGCCAAGGCGGGTGTCATGGCCCTCACCCGCTGCGCCGCCCTGGAAGCCGCCCCGCACGGCATCCGGGTCAACGCGGTCGCGCCGAGCCTCGCCCTGCATCCCCATCTCGCCAAGGTCACCACCGCGGACCTGCTCGACGAGCTCACCGCGCGCGAGGCCTTCGGACGGCCCGCCGAGCCCTGGGAGATAGCCAACGTGATCGTCTTCCTCGCCAGCGGCTACTCCTCGTACATGACGGGCGAGACGGTCTCGGTCAGCAGCCAGCACCCCTAG
- a CDS encoding TetR/AcrR family transcriptional regulator: MARKQKKPPAPPSPERRAELLGIAAEVFAEQGYNATTVRKIADAAGMLAGSLYYHFDSKESMLEEILRTFLTELWDGYDAVLAAPLGPRETLEALVTESFREIDRHRAAVAIYQKESRHLVTQTRFEYLLESQRRFEKTWLTTLERGVSDGVFRADLDVRLTYRFVRDTVWVAASWYRPGGGHSPEEIARQYLSMVLDGIAVRA; this comes from the coding sequence GTGGCCCGCAAGCAGAAGAAGCCCCCGGCGCCGCCCTCGCCCGAGCGCCGCGCCGAACTGCTCGGCATCGCCGCGGAGGTCTTCGCCGAGCAGGGGTACAACGCCACCACCGTCCGGAAGATCGCGGACGCCGCGGGCATGCTCGCGGGCAGCCTCTACTACCACTTCGACTCCAAGGAGTCGATGCTCGAAGAGATCCTGCGGACGTTCCTGACCGAGCTGTGGGACGGGTACGACGCGGTCCTCGCCGCGCCGCTCGGCCCGCGCGAGACCCTCGAGGCCCTCGTCACCGAGTCCTTCCGGGAGATCGACCGGCACCGCGCGGCCGTCGCGATCTATCAGAAGGAGTCCCGGCACCTGGTGACCCAGACCCGCTTCGAGTACCTCCTGGAGTCCCAGCGGCGCTTCGAGAAGACCTGGCTCACCACGCTCGAACGGGGCGTGTCCGACGGCGTCTTCCGCGCCGACCTGGATGTCCGCCTCACCTACCGGTTCGTGCGCGACACCGTCTGGGTCGCCGCGTCCTGGTACCGGCCCGGCGGCGGCCACAGCCCCGAGGAGATCGCCCGGCAGTACCTGTCGATGGTCCTGGACGGCATCGCCGTCCGCGCCTAG
- a CDS encoding acetyl-CoA C-acetyltransferase, with protein sequence MAEAFIVEAVRTPVGRRGGGLAAAHPADLGAHVLTALMERSGVDPAAVDDVVFGCLDAVGPQAGDIARTSWLAAGLPEEVPGVTVDRQCGSSQQALHFAAQAVLSGTQDLVVAGGTQNMSMIPIAFASRQAAEPLGLTEGPFAGSEGWRARYGDRPVNQFHGAQSIADKWGISRQEMEEFALRSHRRALRAADEGRFDRETVPHGDVVADEGPRRDTSLEKMAALPPVMDGGSITAACSSQVSDGAAALLLAGERAVRDHGLTPRARVHHLSVRGEDPIRMLSAPIPATAHALKKTGMTLDAIDLVEINEAFAPVVLAWLRETGADPERVNVNGGAIALGHPLGATGARLMTTLLHELERTGGRFGLQTMCEGGGQANVTVIERL encoded by the coding sequence ATGGCCGAGGCCTTCATCGTCGAGGCGGTCCGCACCCCCGTCGGCAGGCGCGGCGGCGGCCTCGCCGCCGCGCACCCCGCCGACCTCGGCGCCCACGTGCTCACCGCGCTCATGGAGCGCAGCGGCGTCGACCCCGCCGCCGTCGACGACGTGGTCTTCGGCTGCCTCGACGCGGTCGGACCGCAGGCGGGGGACATCGCCCGCACCAGCTGGCTCGCGGCCGGACTCCCCGAAGAGGTGCCCGGAGTGACCGTCGACCGACAGTGCGGATCCTCCCAGCAGGCCCTGCACTTCGCCGCGCAGGCCGTCCTCTCCGGCACCCAGGACCTCGTCGTCGCGGGCGGCACGCAGAACATGTCGATGATCCCCATCGCCTTCGCCTCCCGCCAGGCGGCCGAGCCCCTCGGCCTCACCGAAGGCCCCTTCGCGGGCAGCGAGGGCTGGCGCGCCCGCTACGGGGACCGGCCCGTCAACCAGTTCCACGGCGCCCAGTCGATCGCCGACAAGTGGGGGATATCCCGCCAGGAGATGGAGGAGTTCGCGCTCCGCTCCCACCGGCGCGCCCTCCGCGCCGCCGACGAAGGCCGCTTCGACCGCGAGACCGTGCCCCATGGGGACGTCGTCGCCGACGAGGGCCCGCGCCGTGACACGAGCCTGGAGAAGATGGCGGCTCTGCCGCCCGTCATGGACGGCGGCAGCATCACCGCCGCCTGCTCCTCTCAGGTCTCCGACGGCGCCGCCGCCCTGCTCCTCGCCGGTGAACGGGCGGTGCGGGACCACGGGTTGACGCCCCGCGCCCGTGTCCACCACCTCTCCGTGCGCGGCGAGGACCCGATCCGCATGCTCTCCGCTCCCATCCCGGCCACCGCGCACGCCCTGAAGAAGACCGGCATGACGCTCGACGCCATCGATCTCGTCGAGATCAACGAGGCGTTCGCGCCCGTCGTCCTCGCCTGGCTGCGGGAGACCGGCGCCGACCCGGAGCGGGTCAACGTCAACGGCGGTGCCATCGCCCTGGGTCACCCGCTGGGTGCCACCGGCGCCCGCCTGATGACGACGCTGCTGCACGAACTGGAGCGCACCGGCGGCCGGTTCGGCCTCCAGACGATGTGCGAAGGAGGTGGCCAGGCCAACGTCACCGTCATCGAACGGCTGTGA